In one window of Verrucomicrobiia bacterium DNA:
- the hemE gene encoding uroporphyrinogen decarboxylase, whose amino-acid sequence MSDFNGRTVVAFESRLAEIMSESIRRHGGHPLVAPSMQEIPLEKNPEILAFGEKLMAGEIDVVVLLTGVGVRIMMRLLESHSPREALVKAFSRATTVARGPKPVRALSEFGIPVTLNVPEPNTWREILEVLDTSKRSLDLKGKTVAIQEYGESNEALIDGLKKRGARVIQVPVYRWAFPDDTRPLESAIAEIIGGKAALVFFTSAMQVRHVLRLATEKGLDSALMAALKQTVIASIGPTCSETLREYGLPVDFEPTHPKMGHLVAESARQLPHLLEEKAQAPQFQLEKRGADPADGKRKREQSLFLKACRREPTDVTPIWLMRQAGRYMKEYRRIRDRVGFLELCKNKELCAQVAIEAQEKIKADAAILFSDILLIVEPLGFGLEYAQGDGPVISGGLSSRAHVDKIPEADPRDSLAYVMDAVKLTRACLKPEIPLLGFSAAPFTLAAYILEGGSSKLFLQTKKFMARDAGAWHALMEKMSRLLGRYLNAQIEAGADAVQIFDSWVGCLSPSDYREFVLPHTQRLIRSVTPGVPVVHFGTGTAPFLEHLREAGGDVIGVDFHVELDHAWTRLGHDVGIQGNLDPAALFGPREVLQEKARRILDQAGGRPGHIFNLGHGVLPGTPVDNVIALIDFVHNASAKARTGQART is encoded by the coding sequence ATGAGTGATTTCAACGGAAGGACCGTTGTCGCTTTCGAAAGCCGTCTGGCGGAGATCATGTCGGAATCTATCCGGCGCCACGGAGGTCATCCCCTGGTTGCCCCTTCCATGCAGGAAATCCCTCTCGAGAAAAACCCCGAAATTCTGGCTTTCGGCGAGAAATTAATGGCCGGGGAGATCGACGTGGTCGTGCTGCTCACTGGAGTCGGGGTCAGGATCATGATGCGCCTTTTGGAAAGCCATTCCCCGCGCGAAGCGCTGGTGAAGGCTTTTTCCCGGGCGACCACGGTGGCCCGCGGACCGAAGCCCGTGCGGGCGCTTTCGGAATTCGGCATTCCCGTCACCCTGAACGTTCCGGAGCCGAACACCTGGCGGGAAATCCTGGAAGTCCTGGATACAAGCAAGCGCAGCCTGGATTTGAAAGGGAAGACCGTGGCCATCCAGGAATACGGAGAATCCAACGAGGCTTTGATTGACGGGCTCAAGAAAAGAGGCGCGCGCGTGATCCAGGTCCCGGTTTACCGCTGGGCCTTTCCCGACGATACGCGGCCGCTCGAAAGCGCGATCGCCGAAATCATCGGAGGAAAAGCCGCGCTGGTTTTTTTTACGAGCGCCATGCAGGTTCGCCACGTGCTGCGCCTGGCCACGGAAAAGGGATTGGACTCGGCGCTCATGGCCGCGCTCAAACAAACGGTGATCGCTTCCATCGGCCCGACTTGCTCGGAAACCCTCCGTGAGTACGGCCTCCCGGTCGACTTCGAGCCCACGCATCCAAAAATGGGCCATCTCGTGGCCGAATCCGCGCGCCAGCTCCCGCACCTTCTCGAAGAAAAAGCGCAAGCGCCGCAATTTCAGCTGGAAAAGCGCGGCGCGGACCCCGCGGACGGGAAGCGTAAACGCGAGCAAAGTCTTTTTCTGAAGGCCTGCCGCCGCGAACCTACGGACGTGACGCCCATATGGCTCATGCGCCAAGCCGGACGTTACATGAAGGAATACCGGCGCATCCGCGACCGCGTCGGATTTCTCGAGCTTTGTAAAAACAAAGAGCTTTGCGCCCAGGTGGCGATCGAGGCGCAGGAAAAGATCAAGGCCGATGCCGCCATTCTTTTTTCCGATATCCTTCTGATCGTGGAGCCGCTGGGCTTTGGTTTGGAATATGCGCAGGGCGACGGGCCGGTCATTTCCGGCGGCCTTTCGTCACGCGCTCACGTGGATAAAATCCCGGAAGCGGATCCCCGCGATTCCCTGGCGTATGTCATGGACGCGGTGAAGCTCACGCGTGCCTGCCTCAAGCCCGAAATTCCGCTGCTTGGATTTTCCGCCGCGCCTTTTACCCTGGCGGCTTACATTCTCGAAGGCGGGAGCTCCAAACTTTTTCTGCAGACGAAAAAATTCATGGCCCGCGACGCCGGCGCATGGCATGCGCTCATGGAAAAAATGTCGCGGCTGCTGGGACGTTACCTGAACGCGCAAATCGAAGCCGGCGCCGACGCCGTACAGATTTTCGACAGCTGGGTCGGCTGCCTCAGCCCTTCGGATTACCGTGAATTCGTGCTGCCGCACACGCAGCGACTGATCCGCAGCGTGACGCCGGGCGTGCCCGTCGTTCATTTCGGCACGGGGACCGCTCCTTTTCTCGAACATCTCCGCGAAGCGGGCGGCGACGTCATCGGCGTGGATTTTCACGTTGAGCTGGACCACGCCTGGACGCGGCTCGGTCATGACGTGGGCATTCAAGGCAATCTGGACCCCGCGGCGCTTTTTGGACCGCGGGAAGTGCTGCAGGAAAAAGCGCGCCGCATCCTCGACCAGGCGGGCGGCCGCCCCGGGCACATTTTCAATCTCGGACACGGCGTGCTGCCCGGAACGCCGGTCGATAACGTGATCGCGCTGATCGATTTTGTTCATAACGCCAGCGCAAAGGCCCGCACGGGCCAGGCGAGGACCTGA
- a CDS encoding PepSY domain-containing protein produces MTTPIREISEPQACAIALEAVGYPAEEKERVYAVHEGTTEDTRFGTETVELDEGESDFCWIVALRPLEERGYSPDGPEYVIWIDSRTGNILKVLRKKTARYDLEDPQGREDGDR; encoded by the coding sequence ATGACGACTCCCATCCGGGAAATCAGCGAACCCCAGGCATGCGCCATCGCGCTCGAAGCTGTCGGATATCCTGCCGAAGAAAAAGAACGCGTTTACGCCGTCCATGAAGGGACCACCGAGGATACCCGTTTCGGAACCGAAACCGTGGAGCTGGACGAAGGGGAATCCGATTTCTGCTGGATCGTGGCGCTCCGCCCGCTGGAAGAGCGGGGCTATTCTCCCGACGGCCCGGAGTACGTCATCTGGATCGATTCCAGGACCGGCAACATCTTGAAAGTCCTCCGCAAAAAAACCGCGCGTTACGATCTCGAAGATCCCCAGGGGCGCGAAGACGGGGACAGGTAG
- a CDS encoding SRPBCC family protein produces the protein MRASPDARRAHDYEFSSRWEISAPVEILYRLLEDPAGYPEWWKGVRLRVQVTEPGRPDGVGKTASFEMRGFFPYTLKWQLRCVEAVKPFRILSESTGDLEGTGLWLLEPRGRITVVRFQWNVRAVKPLLRYGSFWFRPLFIANHDRVMALCGQGLEKAAALAPNI, from the coding sequence ATGCGGGCTTCTCCGGATGCCAGGCGCGCGCATGATTACGAATTCTCCAGCCGTTGGGAAATTTCCGCGCCCGTGGAAATTCTTTACCGCCTCCTTGAAGATCCCGCCGGATATCCGGAGTGGTGGAAAGGCGTCCGGCTGCGCGTCCAAGTGACCGAGCCGGGGCGGCCGGACGGCGTGGGCAAGACGGCCTCTTTTGAAATGCGGGGCTTTTTCCCTTATACTTTGAAATGGCAGCTGCGCTGCGTCGAAGCCGTGAAGCCCTTCCGCATCCTTTCGGAATCCACGGGGGATTTGGAGGGAACCGGGCTTTGGCTCCTGGAGCCGCGGGGCAGGATAACGGTGGTGCGTTTCCAATGGAACGTCCGGGCCGTGAAACCTTTGCTTCGATACGGCTCCTTTTGGTTCCGGCCTTTATTCATTGCCAATCACGACCGCGTCATGGCGTTGTGCGGGCAAGGGTTGGAAAAGGCCGCGGCGCTTGCCCCTAACATATGA
- a CDS encoding DUF4440 domain-containing protein — MEFERKTPLSRIFFGFRVRRLGALLCLSSLSGCVMSRPQSEFLTMKTAMTPGQYFAQEYVVPNKDLSPYHKVQVKLVGLKYLDPEINYNWQEIRTLRDHFQGILETKLTEGYLLLDREADTDAETIVIEPMLVFLSPAQRYVKVDGRRHGTAGIPMATGMAAFEAKILDGRTGHLLAEVSEQQNDGGNLKAVTYDAFKRYANTEAVFRKWSDQMLRMLRSLTGDRPFHEDFGSDMSGLLIQDVQAIQEIHKTWREKELAGKSQELLDLCADDVTWIPPQAAPILGKAQVAEHLRETTPEVSSIMVTDRAIRGGGSVAYLTSHYSKVFRPPGAVLSQTVMGENLWVLRKFPGQGWKVVVVSWNQVPVELA; from the coding sequence ATGGAATTCGAAAGAAAAACGCCTTTGTCCCGGATCTTTTTCGGCTTCCGTGTCCGCCGGCTCGGGGCCCTGCTTTGCCTGTCTTCGCTTTCCGGCTGCGTCATGTCCCGCCCGCAGTCGGAATTCCTGACCATGAAAACCGCCATGACGCCGGGCCAATATTTCGCGCAGGAATACGTCGTTCCCAACAAAGATCTTTCCCCCTATCACAAAGTGCAGGTGAAACTCGTCGGGCTGAAATACCTGGATCCTGAAATCAATTACAACTGGCAGGAGATCCGCACGCTGCGCGATCATTTCCAGGGAATCCTGGAAACAAAACTCACGGAAGGCTATCTGCTTCTCGACCGCGAAGCGGACACAGACGCGGAAACGATCGTCATCGAACCCATGCTTGTCTTTCTTTCGCCCGCGCAGCGGTATGTCAAAGTCGACGGCAGGCGCCATGGCACCGCGGGCATTCCCATGGCGACCGGCATGGCCGCTTTCGAAGCCAAGATCCTCGACGGGCGCACAGGACATCTTCTGGCCGAAGTTTCCGAACAGCAGAACGACGGCGGCAACCTGAAGGCCGTCACCTACGATGCCTTCAAGCGGTACGCGAACACCGAAGCGGTTTTCCGCAAATGGTCCGACCAGATGCTGCGCATGCTCCGGTCGCTGACGGGCGACAGGCCTTTCCACGAAGATTTCGGTTCCGACATGTCCGGACTTCTTATCCAGGACGTGCAGGCCATCCAGGAAATCCATAAAACCTGGCGCGAAAAGGAATTGGCCGGGAAATCGCAGGAACTGCTGGACCTGTGCGCGGACGACGTCACCTGGATTCCGCCTCAGGCCGCGCCGATTCTGGGCAAGGCCCAGGTCGCGGAGCATCTCCGGGAAACAACTCCCGAAGTTTCCAGCATCATGGTGACCGACCGCGCGATCCGCGGCGGCGGTTCGGTCGCTTATCTGACCAGCCATTATTCCAAGGTATTCCGTCCGCCGGGCGCGGTCCTGTCGCAGACCGTCATGGGCGAAAATCTCTGGGTGCTCCGCAAATTTCCGGGCCAGGGCTGGAAAGTCGTCGTCGTCAGCTGGAATCAGGTCCCTGTCGAACTGGCCTGA
- the hemG gene encoding protoporphyrinogen oxidase: MKKRKVVVIGGGISGLAAAHRLLEANREAELGLEVVLLERGSRLGGVISSMREESFVMEGGADAFLTEKPWALDLCRRLGLENELIGTHSANRRSFILQDGRLKKIPAGFYLMAPVDALRFVASDLLSWPGKVRMLSEFFIPPRRARADESVASFARRRFGREAFEKIVEPMAAGIYSADAEQLSMAAAFPKFAALEQQDGSVLKGLRRMRADGAVSAASGPRYGLFVTPRTGMERLVEALRADMEELEVITEFPVSRLEKSASWKIHGKNGACLEADALCLALPAFEAARLLEGIDRVLAAELNAISYESAVTVNLAYRNIPNVKGFGYVVPPREKRPLLGCTFTSQKFEGRAPEGTTLIRAFLGGPSLREVMRESDADILERIQAELRFTLGIKTGPILARVTRLPRAMPQYHVGHAVRVAAIRRLAASHAGLFLAGNAYEGVGIPDCIRVGEEQAVHLLRFLEGLSSPRDTRVRVGS; encoded by the coding sequence ATGAAGAAAAGAAAAGTAGTCGTCATCGGCGGCGGCATTTCCGGTCTTGCTGCCGCGCACCGGCTTTTGGAGGCGAATCGCGAAGCGGAACTGGGACTTGAAGTCGTCCTGCTGGAACGAGGCTCGCGGCTCGGCGGTGTCATCTCATCGATGCGGGAAGAGTCCTTCGTCATGGAGGGCGGGGCGGACGCCTTCCTTACGGAAAAACCTTGGGCGCTGGATTTGTGCCGCAGACTGGGACTGGAAAATGAATTGATCGGGACCCATTCCGCGAATCGCCGCAGTTTCATCCTCCAGGACGGACGCCTGAAAAAAATCCCTGCCGGATTCTATCTGATGGCTCCGGTCGACGCGCTGCGGTTTGTCGCTTCGGACCTGCTGTCTTGGCCCGGTAAGGTGCGCATGCTGTCCGAATTTTTTATCCCGCCGCGCCGCGCTCGTGCCGATGAAAGCGTGGCGTCCTTCGCGCGGCGGCGTTTCGGCCGTGAGGCATTCGAAAAAATCGTGGAACCCATGGCCGCGGGAATTTATTCCGCCGACGCCGAACAGCTGAGCATGGCCGCGGCCTTTCCTAAATTTGCCGCCCTGGAGCAGCAAGACGGAAGCGTTTTAAAGGGGCTGCGCCGCATGCGCGCCGATGGCGCCGTGAGCGCGGCTTCGGGACCCCGTTACGGGCTTTTTGTAACCCCGCGCACGGGCATGGAGCGTCTGGTCGAGGCGCTTCGCGCGGACATGGAGGAACTTGAAGTGATCACGGAGTTCCCTGTCTCGCGCCTCGAAAAATCAGCTTCGTGGAAAATCCATGGAAAAAACGGCGCATGCCTCGAGGCCGACGCCCTTTGCCTTGCGCTCCCGGCTTTTGAAGCGGCTCGGCTGCTGGAAGGCATTGACCGCGTTCTGGCCGCAGAATTGAACGCGATTTCCTACGAATCCGCGGTGACGGTCAACCTTGCCTACCGGAATATTCCGAACGTCAAAGGTTTTGGGTATGTGGTTCCGCCGCGTGAAAAAAGACCGCTTTTAGGATGCACTTTCACCAGCCAGAAGTTTGAAGGGCGCGCGCCTGAGGGAACCACGCTTATCCGCGCGTTTTTGGGCGGACCGTCACTGCGTGAGGTGATGCGGGAAAGTGACGCGGATATTCTGGAGCGCATTCAGGCCGAACTCCGGTTCACGCTCGGGATCAAGACGGGTCCGATCCTCGCCCGGGTGACGCGGCTTCCAAGGGCCATGCCTCAATATCATGTCGGCCATGCTGTGCGCGTCGCGGCCATCCGGCGCCTGGCGGCTTCGCATGCCGGGCTTTTTCTCGCGGGGAATGCTTACGAGGGAGTCGGCATTCCCGACTGCATCCGCGTGGGCGAAGAACAGGCGGTCCATCTTTTGCGTTTTCTTGAAGGCCTCTCGAGCCCGCGCGATACCCGGGTGCGAGTGGGGTCATGA